One Shewanella sp. MR-4 DNA window includes the following coding sequences:
- the rplF gene encoding 50S ribosomal protein L6, with product MSRVAKAPVSIPAGVEVTLNEQTLTVKGAKGSLTRVINNAVNVVIEDGVIKFLPVEGAVGAWAQAGTTRALVNNMVVGVSQGFERKLKLVGVGYRAKLVGADIDLTLGFSHPLVHKLPAGVTAECPSQTDIVLRGVDKQLIGQVAAEIRGYRPPEPYKGKGVRYDDEEVRRKEAKKK from the coding sequence ATGTCTCGTGTAGCAAAAGCACCAGTATCTATTCCAGCTGGCGTAGAGGTGACCTTAAACGAACAGACCCTGACCGTCAAAGGCGCGAAAGGAAGTCTGACTCGAGTGATCAACAATGCGGTCAATGTTGTTATTGAAGATGGCGTGATCAAATTCCTTCCTGTTGAGGGCGCTGTTGGCGCTTGGGCACAGGCTGGTACCACACGTGCATTAGTAAACAACATGGTTGTTGGTGTATCTCAAGGTTTTGAGCGTAAGTTAAAGTTAGTTGGCGTTGGTTACCGTGCGAAGCTCGTCGGTGCTGACATTGACCTGACTTTAGGTTTCTCTCATCCGTTAGTACACAAACTGCCCGCAGGCGTTACTGCAGAGTGTCCAAGCCAAACTGACATCGTCCTACGTGGCGTTGATAAGCAGTTAATTGGCCAAGTCGCTGCTGAGATTCGCGGATACCGTCCACCAGAGCCATACAAAGGCAAGGGTGTTCGCTATGACGACGAAGAAGTACGCCGTAAAGAGGCTAAGAAGAAGTAG
- the rplR gene encoding 50S ribosomal protein L18 → MDKKTSRLRRAIRARKKIQELGVNRLVVHRTPRHIYAQVINPEAQVVAAASTVEKAVKEQLKSTGNVDAAKAVGKFVAERAIEKGVTSVAFDRSGFKYHGRVAALADAAREAGLQF, encoded by the coding sequence ATGGATAAGAAAACATCTCGCTTACGTCGCGCTATTCGCGCTCGTAAGAAGATCCAAGAGCTGGGCGTGAACCGTCTGGTTGTACATCGTACACCGCGTCACATTTATGCTCAGGTGATCAATCCTGAAGCTCAGGTGGTGGCAGCTGCTTCAACCGTGGAAAAAGCGGTTAAAGAGCAACTGAAGAGTACCGGTAACGTAGACGCGGCTAAAGCAGTAGGTAAATTTGTTGCTGAGCGCGCGATCGAGAAAGGCGTAACTTCTGTTGCGTTCGATCGTTCTGGTTTCAAGTATCACGGTCGTGTAGCTGCTCTGGCAGATGCTGCTCGTGAAGCTGGCCTCCAGTTCTAA